A stretch of Lathyrus oleraceus cultivar Zhongwan6 chromosome 6, CAAS_Psat_ZW6_1.0, whole genome shotgun sequence DNA encodes these proteins:
- the LOC127091472 gene encoding uncharacterized protein LOC127091472, translated as MGVCDVMLSNLTLVYVAVTFCVKAYEALNGGSYGGVFVVIVSTTLVALILVATLTWDLSRKFNKCVVVVDQQQPRTMSCCKGGICWHGVMDRSTASQIRFKIPHHLPHVIL; from the coding sequence ATGGGTGTTTGTGATGTTATGTTGAGTAATCTTACTCTTGTTTATGTGGCTGTAACGTTTTGTGTTAAAGCTTATGAGGCTTTAAATGGAGGAAGCTATGGCGGTGTATTTGTGGTGATTGTTTCAACAACGTTAGTGGCTTTGATTCTGGTTGCAACCTTAACATGGGATTTGTCTCGTAAGTTTAACAAATGTGTGGTTGTTGTCGACCAACAACAACCTCGTACTATGTCGTGCTGTAAAGGTGGAATCTGTTGGCACGGAGTGATGGATCGGTCGACGGCGTCACAGATTCGGTTCAAGATTCCTCATCATCTTCCTCATGTCATTTTGTAA